A single genomic interval of Lacrimispora sphenoides JCM 1415 harbors:
- a CDS encoding TolC family protein — protein sequence MPTEQFYNLSDLKEKAPRVAAMDKTTIAISTLYLLRRFDGRMRKWKQVATYCLAAVFIVFISVETIWAGSPEFARTQEEWAKLRDNVMEYDELAGLIHEYNVTVQKNQLDISDKKRDGRITSDQNAQYYRDAASDYRSFVNGENPAKDAQNEVGASNADAQADKNVEDIVVYQLTYEQQEANLVVEAQTYMISYFLQKYELESAKDSLQLAAAVYQATLTKQSAGMATQIDVLEAQKNVQAIQTSIEKLNVSIEETRQKLCIMLGWKYNDAPEIKEIPNVNMERIFTIDLEGDKEVALRKNYTLKINKRKLENATAEITKDTLKRTISSNEQNIGSDLVKDYQEVLQAKTNYEQAVAEFNLESQNMTTAERKLQVGSLGRLDYLKQKNEYIKKTIGVKTAELALFQSIQTYENAVNGLASTGG from the coding sequence ATGCCGACAGAGCAGTTTTATAATCTCTCAGATTTAAAGGAAAAAGCGCCCCGTGTAGCTGCTATGGATAAGACAACCATAGCAATCAGTACGCTTTATTTATTAAGGAGGTTTGACGGAAGAATGAGAAAATGGAAGCAGGTTGCAACTTACTGTCTTGCAGCAGTTTTTATAGTTTTTATATCTGTAGAAACAATTTGGGCAGGAAGTCCGGAGTTTGCCAGGACTCAGGAAGAGTGGGCAAAACTTAGAGATAATGTAATGGAGTATGATGAACTGGCGGGTCTGATACATGAATATAACGTAACTGTTCAGAAAAACCAGCTTGATATCAGCGATAAGAAACGTGATGGCAGAATAACCAGTGACCAGAATGCCCAGTATTACCGGGATGCAGCCAGCGATTACCGCAGTTTTGTAAATGGAGAAAATCCTGCTAAAGATGCCCAGAATGAAGTAGGAGCCAGTAATGCAGATGCTCAGGCGGATAAAAATGTGGAGGATATAGTAGTATATCAGCTAACCTATGAGCAGCAGGAGGCCAATTTGGTAGTAGAAGCCCAGACTTACATGATTTCCTATTTTCTGCAGAAGTATGAATTGGAAAGTGCGAAAGACAGTCTGCAACTTGCAGCAGCGGTATATCAAGCTACTTTGACAAAGCAAAGCGCAGGTATGGCAACCCAGATAGATGTTTTGGAGGCTCAGAAAAACGTTCAGGCGATACAAACTTCAATTGAGAAGCTGAATGTTTCTATTGAAGAAACCAGACAGAAGCTTTGTATTATGTTGGGCTGGAAGTATAACGATGCTCCAGAAATCAAAGAAATTCCTAATGTGAATATGGAACGTATTTTCACTATTGATCTTGAGGGAGATAAGGAAGTTGCGCTTCGGAAAAACTACACTTTAAAAATCAATAAACGGAAGTTAGAAAATGCAACAGCAGAAATTACAAAGGATACGCTGAAGCGGACGATATCCAGCAATGAACAGAATATTGGTTCTGATCTGGTAAAAGACTATCAGGAAGTTCTCCAAGCGAAAACCAATTATGAGCAGGCCGTTGCTGAATTTAACTTGGAAAGCCAGAATATGACCACTGCTGAGCGAAAGCTTCAAGTTGGATCTTTAGGAAGACTGGATTATTTAAAGCAGAAAAATGAATATATTAAAAAAACTATCGGTGTAAAGACAGCAGAACTTGCTTTATTTCAGTCAATTCAGACTTATGAAAATGCAGTCAATGGACTTGCATCAACAGGAGGATGA
- a CDS encoding TetR/AcrR family transcriptional regulator: MPLIVDKAEMQQMIINAFQECINEKPLASVSMRDVAKQAHMSHQKLLYYFHDKKDLVYSYVRYSKDSFSNKCMAWFEENDQLESESNEEYICRFLKFVADFSKCGDKQKATVQIYVMAQYDQKIFAMLQDMFTYWKKKIKDCLIKIYGNAASDNEAEAMMILILGTFLCSSNRAISGNINKAILECIMNLGHENEKTV; encoded by the coding sequence ATGCCATTAATTGTAGATAAAGCAGAAATGCAGCAAATGATAATCAATGCATTTCAAGAGTGCATCAATGAAAAACCTCTTGCCAGCGTTTCCATGCGCGACGTAGCAAAACAGGCACATATGTCTCACCAAAAATTACTTTATTATTTTCATGATAAGAAAGATCTTGTGTATTCTTATGTTCGATATTCAAAAGATTCTTTTTCAAACAAATGTATGGCATGGTTTGAGGAAAATGATCAGCTAGAATCTGAATCAAATGAAGAGTATATCTGCCGTTTTCTAAAATTCGTGGCAGATTTTAGTAAGTGCGGGGACAAACAAAAGGCTACTGTACAAATTTATGTTATGGCACAATATGATCAAAAGATATTCGCAATGTTGCAGGACATGTTTACCTATTGGAAAAAAAAGATTAAAGATTGTTTGATTAAAATCTATGGAAATGCGGCTAGTGATAATGAAGCAGAGGCGATGATGATCTTAATTTTAGGAACATTTTTGTGCAGTAGCAATCGGGCCATTTCAGGAAACATTAATAAAGCAATTTTGGAGTGCATTATGAATTTGGGTCATGAGAATGAAAAAACAGTATAA
- a CDS encoding putative holin-like toxin: MRMTTYQTFSLLFLVGTFLIALLTYINR, translated from the coding sequence ATGCGCATGACAACATATCAGACATTTAGTTTATTGTTTTTAGTTGGTACGTTCTTGATCGCATTGCTGACTTATATAAATCGATAG